The Planctomicrobium piriforme genome contains the following window.
AGCTGCGACTGGCTGCTCTTCAGCAACACGCTTGGCGTTTTTCTGGACACCGTCCATTCCCAGGATCATCACAAACACGAAAGCGGAGACGATCATGACCAGCACCATCCAACTGAGGCTGCGATCGATTCCCGACTGTTGAAATGTTCCAGGCATGGCCGTAATTCCGCGAAAATTCAGACCCGGCAGTGAGTGAAAAAATGGAGTATTTGCCCGACGCCTGCGCGCCGTGTTGCAAACCAAATACCAATCCGCAGAGATCTGCCTCAGACTCTGTATTGATAGCATTTTTTCAGGGAAAGCCGGGGAATCCACCCCGAGAAGACACTCCTGATCTCCGTTGTCTGTTCCGTTTTTCATACAATTCTGTTGCGGCGATGAAACACTCTGTTCAAAAATAAAAGTTCGGCCAAGCCGTTGTGATTGGTCTGTCGGAACCGCTTGCCCTGTGATTCGGATCGTCTGCCTGGAGCCCTTGAATGCATGTCATTCGTTCGTGGAAGGCCTCGCGACCCTGGCTGGTGCTGATCTTTTTGCTTGCCATCAGCACGTCAGCGAAATCCGCTTTAGACGAACCCGCTGCGCTGGCCGCCCGTCAGCAGCTCGAAACCTTCAACGGCGTCATTGGCGAGTGGCGCGGCACAGGTCAGCTCCGTCGCGGCTCGACGCAGGGAGCCTGGCGCGAGACCGGCGAGTTCGTCTGGGACTTCTCGCAGGCTCTCCCGGCCATTCGTTACGTCATCAAAGACGGCAAACAGGCCGCCTCCGGTCGAATCACCTGGAATGCCCCCGCACAACAGTTTGACCTCGCCTTGCAGACGCTTGATGCGGGTGAACGCCAATTGTCCGGCACCTGGAAGGGGAATGAACTCGCCTTTTCCGGGCCTGCTGATGCCAGCGGCGTGCAGCATCGCGTGACGATCACCGTCCTCAACGAAAAACGCGTGCTGGTGCTCTTCGAGAAGACCACCCCCAATGGTCAGGCATTCGTCAGGGTGGCGGAAGTCGGCTACACGCGGGAAGGGACGCATCTTGCCGATGCCGGAGCGACCGCCAGAGAATGCGTCGTCACCGGCGGGACAGGCACGATGACCGTCAGCTACAAAGGGGAAACGTACTACGTCTGTTGCACCGGCTGCCGTCAGGCCTTCGAAGCAGATCCCGAAAAGATCATCGCCGAGTTCAAAGAGCGAATTCAAAAGCGACAGAAATAAGAGTTTCTACTCCCTCACCCCGGTACTCCGGGGAGCGGGTTGGGGTGAGTGGAATTGCTGGAACTTCGACAGTCAAACAGATTCTCCTTCCAGTGGAGCCTCCGAATGATAAGCAACCGGCAAAAACGAGACGCGTCCTCATGAGCGAACCGAGTCGCATTCTGATTGTCGAAGATGAAGATGCCATCGCGAACGGATTGCGATTCAACTT
Protein-coding sequences here:
- a CDS encoding YHS domain-containing protein yields the protein MHVIRSWKASRPWLVLIFLLAISTSAKSALDEPAALAARQQLETFNGVIGEWRGTGQLRRGSTQGAWRETGEFVWDFSQALPAIRYVIKDGKQAASGRITWNAPAQQFDLALQTLDAGERQLSGTWKGNELAFSGPADASGVQHRVTITVLNEKRVLVLFEKTTPNGQAFVRVAEVGYTREGTHLADAGATARECVVTGGTGTMTVSYKGETYYVCCTGCRQAFEADPEKIIAEFKERIQKRQK